A genome region from Bradyrhizobium commune includes the following:
- a CDS encoding GumC family protein yields MTSLERQDYRVILRPQVEDHHAPEKEADQSGSLELFVLRALRHYWLIAAAVFFSGVISAVALHALLDTKYEATASLLIDNGKQSDSNLGSDSVFVNSQIELLNSELVLRSAIQSVRDDKLYPKRPDSEFSELLAYLGVPQKRMNNEDRAYKLAAQALKVQLEPRTSMIRVSFRHGDPRIAASFVNALTESYLSKYRALYTQAAAADFLRGEMDQLQRRVATAAGVLGAFMTANRTYAVDEQKKLLLTRQSDLAKSLATVRTELAQKQEELRVVEDQINQLKPNAARASQARDPAKPAPEAAVPLPYSKNLFGDDPPLLLVKLYQEATQQFLTLKMTIAGLRAAESAHTAELDNVAKDLVNLAGLEAETNRLKRQLTSAEQELAEITSRAGEKRIAAAMTENNLSAIKIAQPASIPFETAGRSVWLFLAVGGFLSAVTAVGVACLLQLISTYRNPPTYIAANFLRTVRFYLFFPG; encoded by the coding sequence ATGACCAGTCTCGAGCGGCAAGACTATCGCGTTATTCTTCGACCACAAGTTGAGGATCACCACGCACCTGAAAAGGAGGCCGATCAGTCCGGCAGCCTAGAGCTATTTGTCCTTCGCGCTCTTCGCCACTATTGGCTGATCGCTGCTGCGGTCTTCTTTTCCGGTGTTATTTCTGCAGTTGCGCTGCACGCCCTGCTTGATACCAAATATGAGGCGACGGCGTCGCTCCTCATCGATAACGGCAAGCAAAGCGACAGTAATCTGGGGTCCGACTCCGTTTTCGTGAATTCGCAAATTGAGTTACTGAACAGCGAGCTCGTCCTTAGATCGGCTATTCAGAGCGTCCGCGACGACAAGCTTTACCCGAAGAGGCCCGACAGCGAGTTTTCTGAGCTGCTGGCCTATCTGGGCGTACCTCAAAAGAGGATGAACAACGAGGATCGCGCCTACAAATTGGCGGCCCAGGCATTAAAGGTGCAGCTCGAACCACGCACCAGCATGATCCGAGTTTCTTTTCGCCATGGAGATCCGCGCATTGCTGCCTCTTTTGTGAACGCGCTCACGGAGAGTTATCTTAGCAAGTACAGAGCACTCTATACGCAAGCTGCGGCTGCCGATTTTCTTCGTGGTGAGATGGATCAGCTTCAGCGCAGGGTCGCAACGGCGGCCGGAGTACTCGGGGCCTTCATGACGGCAAATCGCACATATGCGGTTGACGAACAGAAAAAGCTCTTACTCACTCGCCAGAGTGACCTCGCAAAGTCGCTGGCGACAGTGCGGACAGAGTTGGCGCAAAAGCAGGAGGAATTGCGGGTTGTCGAGGATCAGATCAATCAGCTGAAGCCTAACGCTGCGCGGGCCTCGCAGGCTCGCGATCCTGCTAAACCCGCGCCGGAAGCAGCTGTTCCTCTTCCATACAGCAAGAACTTGTTCGGTGATGATCCGCCTTTGCTCCTGGTCAAGCTGTATCAGGAAGCTACGCAGCAGTTTTTGACCCTGAAGATGACGATCGCTGGTCTTCGCGCGGCCGAATCAGCGCACACAGCAGAACTGGACAATGTCGCGAAAGACCTTGTGAACCTTGCCGGGCTCGAGGCCGAAACCAACCGCCTCAAGCGGCAGCTTACGTCGGCTGAACAAGAACTTGCAGAGATTACCTCCCGCGCCGGAGAGAAGCGAATTGCGGCGGCAATGACGGAAAACAATCTTTCGGCCATCAAAATTGCGCAACCGGCGTCGATTCCTTTTGAAACTGCGGGACGCAGTGTTTGGTTGTTCCTCGCTGTGGGTGGCTTCCTGTCGGCCGTGACGGCGGTGGGGGTGGCTTGCTTGTTGCAGTTAATTTCGACCTACCGAAACCCACCGACCTACATAGCTGCGAACTTTCTGCGGACGGTGCGCTTCTATCTCTTCTTCCCCGGGTAG